In Bos indicus isolate NIAB-ARS_2022 breed Sahiwal x Tharparkar chromosome 2, NIAB-ARS_B.indTharparkar_mat_pri_1.0, whole genome shotgun sequence, a single genomic region encodes these proteins:
- the XKR8 gene encoding XK-related protein 8, producing MPWSPRAVLLRDLVLGILGTLAFLIDLGADLWAASQYVLSGRYLWAALVLALLGLASVALQLFSWIWLHSDVSSPLAPKPPGRHLALLHLLQLGYLYRCVQGLQQGLLVWRQEAPSEFDLAYADFLSLDISMLRLFETFLETTPQLTLVLAIILQSGSAEYYQWVSICTSFVGISWALLDYHRALRTCLPAKLLLGPGASVIYFLWNLLLLWPRVLVVALFSALFPRYVALHFLGLWLVFLFWVWLQGTDFMPGPHSEWLYRATVATILYFSWFNVAEGHTRGRATIHLVFLLNDSLLLVVAWATQSAWLPSGRLLQSLLPAAGVCFLLGLALRLAYYCWLHPSRRWEPDQVDGTWGLHSLEERQLLQNRRMAHLAKNFFPKARDEAVLPWKGEMNGILKAGSDPARET from the exons ATGCCCTGGTCGCCCCGCGCCGTGCTCTTAAGGGACCTGGTCCTTGGAATATTGGGCACCCTCGCCTTCCTGATCGACCTGGGCGCCGATTTGTGGGCCGCGAGCCAGTATGTGCTCAGCGGTCGCTACCTGTGGGCCGCGCTGGTGCTGGCGCTGTTAGGCCTCGCCTCGGTCGCGCTGCAGCTCTTCAGCTGGATCTGGCTGCACTCCGACGTCTCCAGCCCGCTGGCACCGAAGCCCCCTGGCCGGCACCTGGCGCTGTTGCATCTCCTCCAGCTGGGTTACCTGTACAG GTGTGTGCAGGGGCTGCAGCAGGGGCTGCTGGTGTGGCGGCAGGAGGCCCCCTCTGAGTTCGACCTGGCCTACGCCGACTTCCTCTCCCTGGACATCAGCATGCTGCGACTCTTCGAGACCTTCCTGGAGACGACGCCGCAGCTCACCCTGGTGCTGGCCATCATACTGCAGAGCGGCAGCGCTGAGTACTACCAGT GGGTCAGCATCTGTACGTCCTTCGTGGGTATCTCGTGGGCGCTGCTCGACTACCACCGGGCCCTGCGCACCTGCCTCCCCGCCAAGCTTCTCCTGGGACCGGGCGCCTCCGTGATCTACTTCCTGtggaacctgctgctgctgtggcccCGGGTGCTGGTCGTGGCCCTCTTCTCAGCCCTCTTCCCCCGCTACGTGGCCCTGCACTTCTTGGGCCTGTGGCTGGTGTTCCTCTTCTGGGTCTGGCTGCAGGGCACGGACTTTATGCCAGGTCCCCACTCTGAGTGGCTGTACCGGGCGACCGTGGCCACCATCCTGTATTTCTCCTGGTTCAACGTGGCTGAGGGCCACACCCGAGGCCGCGCCACCATCCACCTGGTGTTCCTGCTGAACGACAGCCTTCTCCTGGTGGTGGCCTGGGCGACTCAGAGCGCCTGGCTGCCCAGCGGGCGCCTGCTGCAGAGCCTGCTGCCTGCGGCTGGCGTCTGCTTCCTTCTGGGGCTGGCTCTGCGGCTGGCCTACTACTGCTGGCTGCACCCTAGCCGCCGCTGGGAGCCTGACCAGGTGGACGGGACCTGGGGTCTCCACTCCCTTGAGGAGCGTCAGCTCCTGCAGAACAGACGCATGGCCCACCTGGCTAAGAACTTTTTCCCCAAGGCGAGGGATGAAGCTGTTTTGCCATGGAAGGGAGAGATGAATGGTATCCTTAAGGCAGGGTCAGACCCAGCCAGGGAGACTTGA
- the SMPDL3B gene encoding acid sphingomyelinase-like phosphodiesterase 3b: MRLPEVLIFLASWGVARAVPGKFWHISDLHLDPDYKVSEDPLQVCPSAGSQPVPNAGPWGDYLCDSPWILINSSIYAMKEIEPEPDFILWTGDDTPHVPNERLSEAAVLQIVKQLTQLIREAFPDTKVYAALGNHDFHPKNQLPAGSNNIYNQVAELWRPWLRNESVTLFKEGAFYSEKLPGLSGAGRIVVLNTNLYYTSNEQTAGMADPSQQFQWLDDVLTNASLAGEMVYIIGHVPPGFFEKTRNKAWFREGFNEEYLKVVQRHHRVIAGQFFGHHHTDSFRMFYDGAGTPISVMFLTPGVTPWKTTLPGVVNGANNPGIRVFEYDRATLSLQDMVTYFLNLSQVNALGAPRWELEYRVTEAYGVPDAGARSMHAALGRIASDQGALQRYYVYNSVSYDTRACDEACRAEHVCALREVAFDGYAVCLRAPGVAPAPRLALLPAALLGLRALLVS; the protein is encoded by the exons ATGAGGCTGCCAGAGGTGCTGATTTTCCTGGCCTCCTGGGGAGTCGCCAGGGCTGTACCAG GGAAGTTCTGGCACATCTCTGACCTGCACCTGGACCCTGACTACAAGGTGTCTGAAGACCCTCTCCAGGTATGCCCGTCTGCAGGCTCCCAGCCGGTGCCCAACGCAGGCCCCTGGGGCGACTACCTCTGTGATTCTCCCTGGATCCTTATCAACTCCTCCATCTACGCCATGAAGGAGATCGAGCCAGAGCCAGACTTCATCCTCTGGACTGG TGATGACACACCACACGTGCCCAACGAGAGGCTGAGTGAGGCGGCCGTGCTGCAAATTGTGAAGCAGCTGACTCAGCTCATCAGGGAGGCCTTTCCAG atACTAAAGTCTATGCTGCTTTGGGAAATCATGACTTTCACCCCAAAAACCAATTACCTGCAGGGAGCAACAATATCTACAACCAGGTGGCAGAGCTGTGGCGACCCTGGCTCAGAAACGAATCTGTCACTCTCTTCAAAGAAG GTGCCTTCTATTCTGAGAAACTGCCGGGGCTGAGCGGGGCTGGGAGAATTGTGGTCCTCAACACCAACCTGTACTACACCAGCAATGAGCAGACGGCCGGCATGGCGGACCCCAGCCAGCAGTTCCAGTGGCTGGACGACGTGCTGACCAAcgcatccctggctggggaaatg GTGTACATCATTGGCCACGTGCCCCCGGGCTTCTTTGAGAAGACACGGAACAAAGCGTGGTTCCGAGAGGGCTTCAACGAGGAGTACCTGAAGGTGGTCCAGAGGCATCATCGAGTCATCGCAGGGCAGTTCTTCGGGCACCACCACACCGACAGCTTTCGGATGTTCTATGATGGGGCAG GTACCCCCATCAGTGTCATGTTCCTTACACCTGGGGTCACCCCGTGGAAAACCACGTTACCTGGAGTGGTCAACGGAGCCAACAATCCAGGCATCCGGGTGTTTGAGTACGACCGAGCTACGCTGAGCCTGCAG GACATGGTGACCTACTTCTTGAACCTGAGCCAGGTGAACGCGCTGGGGGCGCCACGCTGGGAGCTCGAGTACCGGGTGACCGAGGCCTACGGGGTGCCGGACGCAGGCGCCCGCTCCATGCACGCGGCGCTGGGCCGCATCGCTAGCGACCAGGGCGCGCTACAGCGCTACTACGTCTACAACTCAGTCAGTTACGACACGCGGGCCTGCGACGAGGCGTGCCGCGCCGAACACGTGTGCGCACTGCGCGAGGTGGCCTTCGACGGGTACGCCGTCTGCCTGCGCGCCCCCGGCGTCGCGCCCGCGCCCCGCCTCGCGCTCCTGCCCGCCGCGCTACTGGGCCTGCGCGCGCTGCTCGTGTCCTGA